GGTCGACCAGCCGGGCCAGCTTCGACAGCCCGGTCACCCGCCCCTTCTCGTTCGGGATGTACCCCACGTGCGCATACCCGTGGAAGGGCAGCAGGTGGTGTTCGCACTGGGAGTACACCGGGATGTCGCGGACCAGGACGAGTTCCTCGTGGGCCTCGTCGAAGGTCTTGTCCAGGACCTCGTCCGGGTTGGTGTAGAGCCCGGCGAAGAGCTCCTGGTAGGCGCGGGCCACGCGGGCGGGCGTGTCGCGCAGGCCCTCCCGCTCCGGGTCCTCACCGGCGGCGAGCAGGAGCTCGCGCACCGCGGCCTCGGCGCGCGCGTGATCGAACTGGGGCGCATGAAAAGAGCCGTCGGGACGGGAGTCGTCTCCCGTCCCGATCGGCTCGTCGACCGAACTGGTCAATTCTTCGTTCCTCCACTGCCCGGATCGCCGTGCGGCGAACCGGTGTCAGCGGCTCTGGTTGCCGCTGCCGTTCTCCTGAGCCGGGTCCGAGCCCTCCTGGCGCGGAGCCTGCTCGGCCTGCTGCTCGCCGGACTCCGGCGTCGCCGGGTGCTCGGCCTGCTGCGGCCCGCGCTCCCAGGACGGCGTCCAGTTGTACTGCTGCTGGCCACCGGAGTAGTTGGACGAGCCCGACGGCGTGGTCGCCGGGGTCCACCCGGGCGGCGCGCCGTAGTTCGGCGGCACCGCCTGCGGCGGCTGGCCGTACTGGCCGGGCTGCGGCTGCTGGATCTGCACGGTGCCCTGGTTGGCACCGGCACCGGCAGGCGTCGGCTCCTGCTGACCGTGGGTCGGCTGGGCGCCGTTCTGGTTCACCGGTGCGGCGGGAGCCGGGGTCGGCTCCTCCTTGACCGGCGGCCACGGCTCGCCGCGCTCCTTGGCCAGCTCGCCGGGGGTCTTGATCGGCGGCTTGTCCGACGGCGTGCGACCACCGAAGTCGTTGAACGCGGTGATCCTGGGCCGCTTCTCCACGCGGGCGAAGATCCGCTCCAGGTCCTTGCGGTTCAGCGTCTCCTTCTCGATGAGCTCCAGCACCAGGTCGTCGAGCACGTCGCGGTAGGTGCTGAGCACCTCCCACGCCTCGGTGTGCGCGGCCTCGATGAGGCGCCGCACCTCCTCGTCGATCTCGTGCGCGACCTCGAGCGAGTAGTTCGGCTGCTGGCCGGCGGTGCGGCCCAGGAACGGGTCGCCCTCCTCCTTGCCGTACTTCACCGCGCCCAGGCGGGCGGTCATGCCGTACTCGGTGACCATCGCGCGGGCGATCTTGGTGGCCTGCTCGATGTCGCTGGAGGCACCGGTGGTCGGCTCGTGGAAGATCAGCTCCTCCGCGGAGCGGCCGCCCAGCGCGAACACCAGCCGGGCGATCATCTCCGAGCGGGTCATCATGTCCTTGTCGTCCTCGGGGACGACGAGGGCGTGCCCGCCGGTGCGACCGCGCGGCAGGATCGTCAGCTTGTAGACCGGCTCCAGGTCGGGCATCGCCCACGCGGCGAGCGCGTGCCCGCCTTCGTGGTAGGCGGTGATCTTCTTGTCCCGCTCGGAGACGATCTTGCTCTTCCGGCGCGGGCCGCCGACCACCCGGTCGACCGCTTCCTCCATGGCCGCGGCGGTGATCAGCTGGCCGTTCTCGCGCGCGGTGAGCAGCGCGGCCTCGTTGACCACGTTCTCCAGGTCGGCGCCGGAGAAGCCGACGGTGCGCTTGGCCAGGCTCTCCATGTCGACGTCCTGGGCCAGCGGCTTGCCCTTGGAGTGCACGCCCAGGATCGCGCGGCGGCCGCGCAGGTCCGGCGCGGACACCGGGATCTGCCGGTCGAAGCGGCCCGGGCGCAGCAGCGCCGGGTCCAGGATGTCCGGGCGGTTGGTGGCGGCGATCAGGATGATGCCGCCGCGCGAGTCGAAGCCGTCCATCTCGACCAGCAGCTGGTTGAGGGTCTGCTCCCGCTCGTCGTGCCCGCCGCCGAGGCCGGCGCCGCGCTGGCGGCCGACCGCGTCGATCTCGTCGACGAAGATGATGCAGGGCGCGTTCTGCTTGGCCTGCTCGAACAGGTCGCGGACCCGGGAGGCGCCGACACCGACGAACATCTCGACGAAGTCGGAACCGGAGATGGAGTAGAACGGCACTCCGGCCTCACCGGCGACCGCGCGCGCGAGCAGCGTCTTACCGGTGCCGGGCGGGCCGTAGAGCAGCACGCCCTTCGGGATCTTCGCGCCCAGCGCCTGGTAGCGGCCGGGGTTCTGCAGGAAGTCCTTGATCTCGTGCAGCTCCTCGACGGCCTCATCGGCGCCGGCGACGTCGGTGAACAGCGTCTTGGGCATGTCCTTGGTGAGCTGCTTGGCCTTGGACTTGCCGAAGTTCAGGACGCGGTTCCCGCCGCCCTGGACGTTGTTCATCATCCACATCAGCAGCAGCACGAGCAGGCCGATGGGCACCAGGTAGAACAGCATCTGCACCCAGAACGAGTCCTGGGAGACCTTGGTGTTCCACACCGGCACGTGCGCATTGCGGATCTCGTCGACCACCTTGTCGGTGGCCCCCGCGGGGTACTGCGCGATCAGCTGGTTGCTGCCATCGAAGTTCTGGCCGTCATTAAGGGTCAGCCGGACCCGCTGCTCCTTGTCCTCGATGGTCGCTTCCTTGACCTTGCCCTGAGCGATCTGCTCGAGCGCCTGCGACGTGGAGACTTCGCGGTAGGCGCGCGTCTCGTCGAAGAGCACGTTGAAGGACAAGATCAACAGAAAAGCGATGAGGATCCACAGCAGCGGATTGCGGAGCAGGCGCTTTCGGTCCATTCACTTGCGGCCGACGGGCGGCCTCGACCCTCCCTGACTGTCACTTCGGGCGACGGCTGCTCGGCAGACACACTTCATCGTCGCCGTCAACCCCTTCAGACCAGCGTACCGGCCGATGTGCGGGCCCGACCACGCCGAACCCGACACAGGTTGAACAGCGTATCCGGTCGACCCGCCCGCGCGGGGCAGGAGGGTCGAACCGGGCACGCCCGAAAGCCCGTCGGCGAATGCTGTCCGTGCTTGCGCAAGCGGCGGCGGCCGCTTCGAGTGGCTACGCAAAGCGACCACCCGCGCAAAACGACCGCCGACAGGCTCTGAGAATCCTCAGATGCCGGAGGTGTAGACCTTCGGGTCCAGCGTGCCGATGTAAGGGAGGTCACGGTAGCGCTCGGCGTAGTCCAGGCCGTAGCCGACCACGAACTCGTTCGGGATGTCGAAGCCGACGTAGCGCACCGGCACGTCGACCTGCACCGCGTCCGGCTTGCGCAGCAGCGTGCAGACCTCCAGCGAGGCGGGGTTGCGCGAGCTGAGGTTCTTCAGCAGCCAGGACAGCGTCAGCCCGGAGTCGATGATGTCCTCGACGATCAGCACGTGCCTGCCCGCGATGTCGCGGTCCAGGTCCTTCAGGATCCGCACCACCCCGGACGAGGAGGTCGACGAGCCGTACGAGCTGACCGCCATGAACTCCAGCTGGGCGGGCTGCGGCAGCGCCCGCGCGAAGTCGGTCATGAACATCACCGCGCCCTTGAGCACGCCCACCAGCAGCAGATCCCCGCCGGCCTGCTGGTAGTCCTCGTCGACCTGCTTGGCCAACTCGGTGACCTTGTCCTTGATCTGCTGCTCGCTGATGAGCACAGAAGCAATGTCGCCGTCGTACACGGCCCGGCTTCCCCTCGTCGTCGGATCTCCGGTGCTGCCCGCCCCGGTGTCGAACAAGCGCGTCGCCCGTCAGCCATTCGGCGGCTTGCGACCCGCCCCTCCGACTTGAAGCGTGCCATGCGCGCGGGAAAGCACAAAGTCACCCGGCAACCTCGGTCCGCCCTGCCCGCGCCAGTCCGACACCAGCGCGTCGGCGGCCCGCAGGTGCGCATCGGTCACCTCCGGCACGCCCCGGTCGAGCAGCCACGCCCTCACCACCCGACGCCGCAGCGCGGCCGGAATCTCCTTCAGCGCCAAGGCATCCAGCCCATCACCTGCGGCGACCCGGCGGCGCTCTGCGGCGGCCAGCGCGTCCAGCGCGTCGGCGTCCTCCCGCAGCTGCTGCGCGGTCCGGGCCAACGCTTCGTGAACGCCACCTTGCAAAACGTCTTCCATCAGTGGAAGAACTTCTGTGCGCAACCGCACACGGGTGAACCGGGCATCGGCGTTGTGCGGATCGCGCCAGGGTTCGAGCCCGAGCTCCCGGCAGGCCGCCTCGGTGGTCTCCCGCCGCACGCCCAGGAACGGCCGCGCCCACGGCGGATCCACCGGCCGCATCCCCGAGATCGACCGCGCCCCCGAACCGCGCCCCAATCCGAGCAGCACGGTTTCGGCCTGGTCGTCGAGGGTGTGCCCGAGCAGGACGAGCGAACCGGGCGGCCGCTTCTCGCGCAGCACCCGGTACCGCGCGCGGCGCGCTGCGGCCTCGGGACCGCCAGGGCCGTCGACCTGCACCGTCACCACCTCGGCGACGGCACCGAGCCCGGTGAGCTGCTGAGCGGCGCGAGCGGCGACGTCGGCGGAGCCGACCTGGAGCCCGTGGTCCACCACGACAGCGCGGAGCGCGACGCCCGCGTGCCGGGCAGCGTGCGAAGCGGCAGCGGCGAGCGCCAGCGAGTCAGCGCCGCCGGAGCACGCGACGACCAGCGGAGCGCCCCGGAAGGGCGCGGCTTCGGCGGAGCCGAGCAGGCGCCGGACGGCGCCGCGGACGGCGCTGACGGCGGGAGGCGGCGGCACGCCGTCATTCTCCCGCCCACCGGGAGGAACGATGAGCAGCACCCGCGCCCTTCACCGGTCTCAGCCGTGGATGCGGCGGATCCAGGTGTCGGGGGCGGAGATCTCGGAGCGGGTGGGCAGGTGCTCCGGTGAGGTCCAGACGGCGTTGAAGCCGGTCATGCCAACCTTGTCGACGACGTGGCGGGTGAAGGCCGCGCCCTGGGCGTACTGGCGGATCTTCGCGTCCACGCCGAGGAGGCTGCGCAGGATGCGGTCCAGCAGGCCGCCGCCCTTGCGGCGTTCGGTGAAGCGGCTGCGGATCGTCGCCACGCTCGGCACCACTCGCGGACCCACCGCGTCCATCACGTGGTCCGCGTGGCCCTCCAGGAGCGTGGAGATCGCGATGATGCGGTCCAGCGCCAGGCGCTGCTGGGGCGTTTGCAGCAGTTCGATCACGCCGAGCATGCCGGGGCTGGAGTCGCCGGAGCGGGCCGCGCGGGCTTCCCGCAGCACCGCCGGCAGCCTGCTCAGCAGCTCACCGGTGGTGCCCTCCATCTCCGCGAGCAGGATGCCGAGGCTCTCGGAGAAGTGCTCGCGCAGCCACGGCACCGCGTTGAACTGCAGCCGGTGCGTGGATTCGTGCAGGCACACCCACATCGAGAAGTCGTCGGCGGGCACGCCGAGGGAGCGCTGGGCCGCGACGATGTTCGGCGCCACCAGCAGCAGCCGACCGCGCTGCCCGGCCGCGCCGGACTCGCCGTACGGGTCGAACTGCCCCAGCACCTTGCCGCCGAGGTAGGCGAGCACGAGCCCGGCCTGCACCCCGGCGCTGCGCGAGCTCAGCCCGGCGAAGAGGTCGTCGACGCGCTGCATCCGGGCATCGGCCGAGGACAGCGCGGCGTCGGTCAGGGCGGCCAGGCCGTGCGCCGCGCCGTGCACCCAGGCCGGCCGGTCCACGACGTCGCCGGCGATGTTCGGCAGCTCCTGGCCGAGCCCGGTCACGTCGCGCACGTGGCTCTCGGCCTCGACGCTGAACCGGCGCAGCGAGCGGACCGCGTGCTCAGCCTCCGCTCGCGGCACCTCGGGGCCCGGCTTCATCAGCCGGACCGCGGTGGCGACGGCGACGTTCCAGTCCAGCGGCCGGTGCTCCCCTGCCGCGCCCGGCGTCGGCAGGGTGGAAGGTCGGGCGTTCACATGACCGACCGTACCCGCTGCTCGGTGCCCTGTCGCCGGGCTCGGCCGCGGCGATCAGCGGCAACCGCAGCTGTGCAGCGCTCCGGTGACGGCGTCCAGCGCCTTGCGCCCCTCGTCCGGCGTGCCCGGCCCGTTGGACATCAGCGCGAACACCAGCAGCCTGCCGTCCTTCGTCACGACCGTGCCCGCCAGGCTGTTGACGCCGGTCAAGGTGCCGGTCTTCGCCCGCACCCAGCCGCGGCCGTCGCTGCTTCCGTAGCGGCCCTCCAGGCTGCCGCTGCCGCCCGCCACCGGCAGCCCGGTCAGCAGGCCCCGCAGCTTCGCGGCCTGCGGCGGCAGCCCGCCCTCCGGGCTGGCCTCGGTGGTCGCCGTGGTCAGCAGCTCCGCGAGCAGCTTGGGCGTGGCGCGGTCGTCGACCGACAGCCCGCTGCCGTCGGCCATCTCGGTGCCGCTGACGTCGAAGCCGTGGTCCGCCAGCACCTTGCGCACGGCCTTCCACGAGCCCTCGAACGACGGGTAGTGACCGGTCGCGATGGCCACCTCGTGCGCGAGCACCTCGGCGAGCATGTTGTCGGAGTGCAGCATCGCGATGTCGACCATCTCCTGCACCGTCGGCGACTGCACCTGGCCCAGGACCTCACCGTTGCCCGGCGCCGTGACCTCCCCGGCCACCGTCGCGCCGAAGGCGTCGGCGAGCCGCTGCGCGGCCTGCCTCGCCGGCTGCTCGCTCCGCGGGCTGTACTCCTGGGTCGGGTCGTCGCGGCCGCCGTTGAGCATCACCGGCTCCATCGGCGCCATCATCCCGGCGCGCACGTCGCCCGGCAGCCAGCCCTTCGCCAGGTCCGGTTCCTTGTAGCGGCCGGTGTCCACCTGCACCGAGGTCACGTTCCCGCCGGTCGCCTCCCGCACCTGCTGGATCAGGTCGTCGAACCGGGCGGCTCCCGGGTACACCGACTCCTGGCCGGGCGGCAGCGTCGACAGCGTCACGTCGCCGCCGCCGACCAGCACCACGCTGCCCGGCTGGCTGCCGCGCACCACCTTGGTGGTCAGCCGCTGGTCGTGGTCGAGGACGAGCAGCGCCGCGCTCATCGCGAGCAGCTTGCCGGTCGAGGCCGGGACCAGGGCCTGGTCCGGGGTCTGCGACCACAGCACCTGCCCGGTGCGGGCGTCCCGCACGATCCCGGCGAGGGTGCCCAGCGCGGGGTTGCTCAGCGGACCGGCCAGGACCGCCGCGACGCCGGACGGCGTGGGCTGCGGTGTGTCCTGGGCCAGCGGCTTGATCGACGGGTCGAGCCGGACGGGCGGCGGCGGGTCCTCGATCTGCGCTTGCAGCAGCAGCTGCGGCCCGAAGCCGATGCCCGCGGCGAGCAGCACGACGACCGCCGCGGCGACGGCGATGAGCCCCTTGCGGCTCCGCTTCGCCGGCGCGGCGGGCTGCGCCTGCCCGACGTGCTGCGGTTGCGCCCGCAACCCGGCGGCGGAGGCCGCGTTCGGCGGGTCGATGCGCGCGGGCTGCGCCCGCAGTCCGGCGAAGTCCTCGGGCGAGGCGACCGGCGGCGGAGTCGGGGCCTGCGGCTTGACGTGCGGCGCGGTGATCCCGGCGAAGTCGTCGGGCGACGCGGTCGGCGCGCTCAACCCGGGGAAGTCGCCTGGTGACGCGGTCGGCGCGTCCAGCCCGGCGGAGTCCCCCGGCGACGCGGACGGGGCGGTCAGGCCGGCGAAGTCGGCCGGTGACGCCGGGCGCGGAGCGTTGAAGTCCGGGCGGGCGAACTGCTGGGTCCGCTCGGCGGGCTCGACCGGCGGCACCACCGGGATCCGCTGCGTCGCCGGGCCCGGGTCGGCGGATTTCCGCAGCTCGGCGAGGTCGGAGAGTTCGAGCCGGGTGGTGCGCTCCACCTCGGTCTCGGCAGGCACCTTGGCGATCAGCTGGGTGCTCTCGGCCGCCCGCTCCTCGGGAGCGGCGGGAACCCGCGGCACCTGCTGCGTGCTGTCGACCCGGCCGATCGCCTGCGTCCGCTCGACGGCGGGCGGCGGCGCGTCGGTGATCGGCTTGAACTGCTGGGTCTGCTCGACGGCGGTCGGCGGCGGAACGACCGGCCCGGTCGGGCCGTCCTCCGCATCGTCGTCCGGAGCCGCCTCGTCGGCGGCGTCCTCCGCCGGAGGTTCTTCGGCCGAAGGCCAGGACACCGACTCCTCATCGGCGTCGTCCGACGGCGCCTGCTCCTCCTGGCCGGCAGGCTTCTCATCAGCGGAAACAACGCTCACCGAAACGGTCTCGGCCGCATCGTCCGACTGCTCGCCCGCGTCTTCCGACGAATCCTGCTCGTCGGCTTCCTCCGCAGCCTGCTCATCGGCAGCGGACTCGTCGTCGGCCTGCTCACCTGCGGAATCACCGCTCGCCGCAGCTTCGGCGACGCTCTCCTCAGCGTCGTCCGGCTGATCGTCGTCAGCCTCCGGCTCGGACTGCTCGGCGGCTTCCGCATCGCCTGCCGACTCGTTGCTCGTCGAGTCGGCCTCAGCGGTGTCCTCGTCAGCGGCCGACTGATCGGCATCGCCCTCCGACGAAGCCCCTTCAGTCGCTCCCGCGTCGGCGTCGTCCTGCTCACCAGCGGAAACATCGCTCGCCGCCGAGTTCTCGTCGGCAGCCTCCGGCTCATCGGAGCTCTCGGCGGGCTGTTCCTCTTCGGGAGCGGCATCGGATGCCGGTTCATCACCGGACTCCGAACCGTCGGCCGAGTCTGCGTCTG
This portion of the Saccharopolyspora antimicrobica genome encodes:
- the hpt gene encoding hypoxanthine phosphoribosyltransferase; the encoded protein is MYDGDIASVLISEQQIKDKVTELAKQVDEDYQQAGGDLLLVGVLKGAVMFMTDFARALPQPAQLEFMAVSSYGSSTSSSGVVRILKDLDRDIAGRHVLIVEDIIDSGLTLSWLLKNLSSRNPASLEVCTLLRKPDAVQVDVPVRYVGFDIPNEFVVGYGLDYAERYRDLPYIGTLDPKVYTSGI
- the dacB gene encoding D-alanyl-D-alanine carboxypeptidase/D-alanyl-D-alanine endopeptidase — translated: MSGALVEPEAETARLQTVEDERETTRLKTVEDERETARLQTAESQDASASKRVAGNLSDEPEATEDAAAEPADAEAPADPTDDDAVEAADSAGQGASEEPGNDSAEQETPDDSEPAGQDAAADSTEEPSPAESADQDDEAAAEPSEDEPSDSAADQNDSTAGGEGGTVNGRVTGTVDVDGEEPERAAEPTQADADSADGSESGDEPASDAAPEEEQPAESSDEPEAADENSAASDVSAGEQDDADAGATEGASSEGDADQSAADEDTAEADSTSNESAGDAEAAEQSEPEADDDQPDDAEESVAEAAASGDSAGEQADDESAADEQAAEEADEQDSSEDAGEQSDDAAETVSVSVVSADEKPAGQEEQAPSDDADEESVSWPSAEEPPAEDAADEAAPDDDAEDGPTGPVVPPPTAVEQTQQFKPITDAPPPAVERTQAIGRVDSTQQVPRVPAAPEERAAESTQLIAKVPAETEVERTTRLELSDLAELRKSADPGPATQRIPVVPPVEPAERTQQFARPDFNAPRPASPADFAGLTAPSASPGDSAGLDAPTASPGDFPGLSAPTASPDDFAGITAPHVKPQAPTPPPVASPEDFAGLRAQPARIDPPNAASAAGLRAQPQHVGQAQPAAPAKRSRKGLIAVAAAVVVLLAAGIGFGPQLLLQAQIEDPPPPVRLDPSIKPLAQDTPQPTPSGVAAVLAGPLSNPALGTLAGIVRDARTGQVLWSQTPDQALVPASTGKLLAMSAALLVLDHDQRLTTKVVRGSQPGSVVLVGGGDVTLSTLPPGQESVYPGAARFDDLIQQVREATGGNVTSVQVDTGRYKEPDLAKGWLPGDVRAGMMAPMEPVMLNGGRDDPTQEYSPRSEQPARQAAQRLADAFGATVAGEVTAPGNGEVLGQVQSPTVQEMVDIAMLHSDNMLAEVLAHEVAIATGHYPSFEGSWKAVRKVLADHGFDVSGTEMADGSGLSVDDRATPKLLAELLTTATTEASPEGGLPPQAAKLRGLLTGLPVAGGSGSLEGRYGSSDGRGWVRAKTGTLTGVNSLAGTVVTKDGRLLVFALMSNGPGTPDEGRKALDAVTGALHSCGCR
- the tilS gene encoding tRNA lysidine(34) synthetase TilS; amino-acid sequence: MPPPPAVSAVRGAVRRLLGSAEAAPFRGAPLVVACSGGADSLALAAAASHAARHAGVALRAVVVDHGLQVGSADVAARAAQQLTGLGAVAEVVTVQVDGPGGPEAAARRARYRVLREKRPPGSLVLLGHTLDDQAETVLLGLGRGSGARSISGMRPVDPPWARPFLGVRRETTEAACRELGLEPWRDPHNADARFTRVRLRTEVLPLMEDVLQGGVHEALARTAQQLREDADALDALAAAERRRVAAGDGLDALALKEIPAALRRRVVRAWLLDRGVPEVTDAHLRAADALVSDWRGQGGPRLPGDFVLSRAHGTLQVGGAGRKPPNG
- the ftsH gene encoding ATP-dependent zinc metalloprotease FtsH; amino-acid sequence: MDRKRLLRNPLLWILIAFLLILSFNVLFDETRAYREVSTSQALEQIAQGKVKEATIEDKEQRVRLTLNDGQNFDGSNQLIAQYPAGATDKVVDEIRNAHVPVWNTKVSQDSFWVQMLFYLVPIGLLVLLLMWMMNNVQGGGNRVLNFGKSKAKQLTKDMPKTLFTDVAGADEAVEELHEIKDFLQNPGRYQALGAKIPKGVLLYGPPGTGKTLLARAVAGEAGVPFYSISGSDFVEMFVGVGASRVRDLFEQAKQNAPCIIFVDEIDAVGRQRGAGLGGGHDEREQTLNQLLVEMDGFDSRGGIILIAATNRPDILDPALLRPGRFDRQIPVSAPDLRGRRAILGVHSKGKPLAQDVDMESLAKRTVGFSGADLENVVNEAALLTARENGQLITAAAMEEAVDRVVGGPRRKSKIVSERDKKITAYHEGGHALAAWAMPDLEPVYKLTILPRGRTGGHALVVPEDDKDMMTRSEMIARLVFALGGRSAEELIFHEPTTGASSDIEQATKIARAMVTEYGMTARLGAVKYGKEEGDPFLGRTAGQQPNYSLEVAHEIDEEVRRLIEAAHTEAWEVLSTYRDVLDDLVLELIEKETLNRKDLERIFARVEKRPRITAFNDFGGRTPSDKPPIKTPGELAKERGEPWPPVKEEPTPAPAAPVNQNGAQPTHGQQEPTPAGAGANQGTVQIQQPQPGQYGQPPQAVPPNYGAPPGWTPATTPSGSSNYSGGQQQYNWTPSWERGPQQAEHPATPESGEQQAEQAPRQEGSDPAQENGSGNQSR
- a CDS encoding zinc-dependent metalloprotease; amino-acid sequence: MNARPSTLPTPGAAGEHRPLDWNVAVATAVRLMKPGPEVPRAEAEHAVRSLRRFSVEAESHVRDVTGLGQELPNIAGDVVDRPAWVHGAAHGLAALTDAALSSADARMQRVDDLFAGLSSRSAGVQAGLVLAYLGGKVLGQFDPYGESGAAGQRGRLLLVAPNIVAAQRSLGVPADDFSMWVCLHESTHRLQFNAVPWLREHFSESLGILLAEMEGTTGELLSRLPAVLREARAARSGDSSPGMLGVIELLQTPQQRLALDRIIAISTLLEGHADHVMDAVGPRVVPSVATIRSRFTERRKGGGLLDRILRSLLGVDAKIRQYAQGAAFTRHVVDKVGMTGFNAVWTSPEHLPTRSEISAPDTWIRRIHG
- the folE gene encoding GTP cyclohydrolase I FolE yields the protein MGTGDDSRPDGSFHAPQFDHARAEAAVRELLLAAGEDPEREGLRDTPARVARAYQELFAGLYTNPDEVLDKTFDEAHEELVLVRDIPVYSQCEHHLLPFHGYAHVGYIPNEKGRVTGLSKLARLVDLYAKRPQVQERLTSQIADALVRRLEPRGVIVVIDAEHLCMGMRGVRKAGSTTTTSAVRGQFRSSASSRSEALSLIRGR